TGTCGATAAAACAGAGCCTTATTGATCCAATGGATCAACTTGGAGACTGGAAGCTGCAGAGCAGTGGGTCTGTAGATCACTCAATCCACTGCAATTGGACTGGAATTTGGTGCAACTCCAATGGTTCTGTTGAGAAGCTTTATCTCTCCTACATGAACCTCAGTGGAAGCGTATCCGATGACATCCAAGGGCTTCACAGTCTCGTCACCCTCAACCTCTGTTCCAATGGGTTGTCATCATCATTGCCGAAATCTTTATCCACTCTTACTCAACTGAGGCATTTTGATGTCAGTCAGAACAACTTCATGGGTGAGTTCCCATTAGGTCTAGGCAGCCTTGCAGGATTGGCAGTCGTCAATGCATCCAGCAACAATTTCTCTGGTCTTCTCCCTGAAGACCTTGGAAATGCTACATCCCTTGAAAGCCTAGATTTCAGAGGGAGCTTCTTCCAAGGTTCGATTCCTACATCTTTCAAGAATTTGCAGAAATTGAAGTTCCTTGGTCTTTCTGGTAACAACTTCACAGGTCAAATACCGGTAGAGCTCGGTCAGCTTTCATCACTAGAGACTATCATTCTTGGATACAATGAGTTTGAAGGTGGAATTCCAGCAGAATTTGGTAATCTCACTAATCTTCAGTATCTTGACTTGTCAGTTGGAAGTCTCAGCGGCGAGATTCCAGCTGAATTAGGAAGGCTAAAGCAACTGAACACAGTGTTCTTATACAAGAACAGCTTCAAGGGAAGGATTCCACCCCAAATTGGCAACATTACATCGTTGGAGTTATTGGATCTTTCTGATAACCAGTTCTCAGGACCGATTCCGGCTGAGTTCGCTCATCTGAAGAATCTTCAACTACTGAATCTGATGTGTAACCAACTTACAGGTATAGTTCCAATTGGACTCGGGGATTTGACACAGTTACAGGTCCTGGAGTTGTGGAACAATTCTTTGACAGGTCCTCTGCCAACGAGTCTCGGGCAGAATTCAACACTGCAATGGCTGGATGTATCATCAAACTCACTTTCTGGTGAGATTCCTCCAGGTTTATGCAAAGGTAACAATCTTACCAAACTCATTCTCTTCAACAATGCATTCTCAGGTCCAATCCCAGTTGGCCTATCAACATGTCTCTCACTAGTCCGAGTTCGGATGCAAAACAATCTTATTTCTGGAACCATTCCACCTGGGCTAGGCAACCTTAAGAAGCTTCAACGTTTGGAACTAGCCAACAATAATCTCACCGGAGAAATACCCGATGATATCACCTCATCAACATCGCTTTCATTCATTGACCTCTCTCGAAACCATCTCCAATCATCACTTCCTTCCAGCATTCTTTCAATACCAAATCTCCAAAATTTCTTAGCCTCCAACAATAATTTGGAAGGTGAAATTCCAGATCAGTTCCAGGACAGCCCAAACCTTGCAGTGCTTGATCTATCCGCAAACCGTCTCATTGGAATTATTCCTGCAAGCATTGCCTCATGTGAGAGGCTGGTGAATCTGAACCTTGGAAAAAACCAGCTCACTGGAGAGATCCCAAGAGCAATTGGAATGATGCCTGCATTAGCCATTCTTGATCTGTCCAACAATTCTCTTACTGGAATGCTACCAGACAACTTTGGCAGCTCACCAGCCTTGGAGATGCTCAATGTATCCCATAACCAACTTGAGGGCCCTGTCCCCACATATGGCATTCTCAGGACCATAAGTCCAGATGATCTCACAGGCAATGCTGGTCTCTGTGGTGGGGTACTCCCTCCATGTCCTCGAAGTTACTCCACAAAATCGCCAagccagaggaagaagacacACATCAAACACATAATTGCAGGATGGTTTATTGGAATTTCAGCGGTTCTAGCTGTTGGGTTGGCAGTTTTTGGCGTCCGATGGCTATACAGGAGATGGTATTTCAATAGCAGCTGCTTAGGAGATGATCGATTCAACACGGGCAATGGAGAGTGGCCTTGGAGATTGATGGCATTCCAGAGACTTAGCTTCACAAGTAATGACATACTTGCATGCATTAAGGAATCAAATGTGATTGGTATGGGTGCAACTGGGACAGTCTACAAAGCTGAGATGCAACGGCCACATACAATTGTTGCAGTTAAGAAGCTATGGAGATCATCAGGAGCTGATATAGAAGAGGTTGGAACAAGTACTGATGATATATTGAGAGAAGTAAATCTGCTAGGAAGGCTTCGACATAGGAACATTGTGAGATTATTGGGTTACATTCACAATGACAAAAATGTGATGATGGTATATGAGTTCATGCACAATGGCAGTCTTGGTGAGGCTCTTCATGGCAAACAGGCCGGAAAATTGTTAATCGATTGGGTTTCACGATATAATGTCGCTGTTGGTGTCGCACACGGGCTTGCCTACCTCCACCATGACTGCCATCCTCTGGTCATCCACCGAGATGTTAAGTCCAACAACATATTGCTTGATGAAAATCTAGAGCCAAGGATTGCTGATTTTGGATTGGCAAAGATGATGGTTCAGAAGAATCAGACGGTGTCCATGGTTGCCGGATCCTATGGATACATTGCTCCTGGTGAGTTATTAACTACCCATGAACTTATTAACTGAGATTTAATCATTTAACTTTCTATAACAGTGCAGCTTATAAGATTAAACATCTGCGGATAGACTGTATAACTGCAGGGGAAGGTGGAAGGAACCCACCATTCAAAATTAACAAACTATATAGATTGATTAACTGAAATACCCAATAATGTTTTAGTGACAGAAATCACTGAAGAAGGTGTCATAGACTATGCCCAATTCACTACACTTCATTGTAAATTAGTATGATAATTTTGTTTACAACTTTTCATTCTACTGTGGCAGAATATGGATACACACTAAAGGTGGATGAAAAAAGTGATGTATACAGCTATGGTGTGGTACTCATGGAGCTTCTCACCGGAAAAAGGCCACTAGACCCTGAGTTCGGGGAATCTGTCGACATTGTTGAATGGGTCCGAGGGAAACTTAGAAACAACAAAGAATTAGAAGCAACATTAGATTCCAGCATAGGTGGTCAATGCAAACATATTCAAGAAGAGATGCTTCTAGTCCTTCGGATTGCACTTCTGTGTACTACCAAGTCCCCAAAGGACAGACCTTCAATGAGAGATGTTATAACAATGCTCAGTGAGGCCAAGCCCAGGAGGAAAAGCAGTAGCAGTAATACTGGCACAAATACTATCAAGGAGAAGCCAATTTTTAGCTCCTCTCCTGTAATAGCCCTTCTGTAGGAGCAAAAGCCTTGTTTCTTGGGAATTCTTCTTTTGTATGTagcttttctttcccttttattttctccCCTTCACTTTCCCAATTACAATATGTGTCACTAATCAAGTTGGGGTGTTATTCAGGGGAGGGAAGGGTACATAATTATTTTTTCCCCTCAACTAATTCTCATCAATAAAGCTCCACTACTGTGatgtcattttcttttccttaacaCCATAGAAATAGGTTGTTAGCATGCTATGCCATAATACTGTGCTGTTCTTGTGATATAAATATATGTTTCTCTCTGACTTTGGACTTTGGATTATACTTGGATATGAAAAGGGATTTTGGTGGGTTAATAGGTATTTGGGGACCCTCTCCTTAACGactagcttttaaggatgagacccaagtttcaaacaagtggtatcaaagccggGACATGAAAATTCCCGTTTGACTGCGGATTCTCGGGGTTTGATCTTAGGCTCCACGTGTTTGCCTTCCACGTGGAGGAAGAGATTGTTGGGATATTCACGCATAAGGCAAAAAGAATTGTtccacatcggatatgaaaaGGAATGTGGATCGGTTAATAGGTATTCCACATTCATTTTATAAAGGGGTTGTTTTACaaatgaaatgactattttgcATGAATCCTCTTTGAAATTTTCTTGAAGGTAGTTCAGCCCCACATCTTGAATTGTTCTAAAATATATTTACCCAGATATGCAATAGAGTTGAGCAGGAGCCTTTGGATTTCCTTCATTTCATTGTCCTATTGTTGTTATTATAGAAACGAAAATCTATACAttattaagaaaacaaaaagaaacaaacaaaaagattaATCGCAAAAATATATGTGATTTGGCAATGTGTTTACATCCACGAAGAGAAGAGACAGTCTTCACTAGCAATGGAGAAAAGGTTACAAGCTCTTTTCTCACACTTCTCTGTGGataaaaagaattttcaatAACCATaattgttgcgtcaagaaatcgtcgagcggtcctgcgagtgccgtcacctgcaagtggaccaaaggggtcaacagagagaaccggtgtggtcccggcctagggctctccgatgccaaagttagatctcctggcgcaaatagatgaatagtgattattcagtatgagttttgatgtcccctgatggggttgcgtaccttgccttttatagtagcatatggcggtgtatggcggtgtggagagtccccgtttgatggcgattgtgccgttgagtggatagaggccctgggtaacggggctctatcctgattggccatctccccgtgggagggagtgtcctggtggcatcaggatccttggtggatagatacccgcgtgtggtgataacgtccttggtgcttgaatccgtctggatgacgtgacctctaagcggcggtctagagtcctggtagtgacatgagtcttagcgatacgatcggatcgtagatgggtggcccccacctcacgtgcccacgatgttgtgcctgggtgcaggccgcacctgggtgaggctgcgcctggatgtgtggctgcgcctaggtgaggccgcgcccaagtggtggccgcgcctgagtgaggccgcgccctggtgaggaggccgcggcctgggtgaggccgctccctggtgaggaggctgcgcctgggtgaggccgcgtcctggtgaggaggccgctccctggtgaggaggccgcgcctaggtgaggagCCCGCGCCCCCGAGTGGTGCTGGgacccggttcgttccccttagctatggagcgggtcgtttgtgacacgtggcgatcgttgattggcccggtgaatattggatgtatcatttgccccccactctcttgggataggatgtccaagagagtaggtgtctttgcatagtgaggggtccgctgcgaatagactttcctatggggtttgcctgtaaatccactaatgaggtaggagaggttgggggttcaaaccttacctcctacactctttctttttgttttttgtaggtatatgttccttcctctcccttcttctttcacttctcacttctctttcttactttttgtctccccttttgctctcctttaattccccctttttgtcttttgtcttctctttggtgcccaccatgtgcttgtttttgggtcacctccactagtatccattttgcttgattttgggtccttgtgttgggGTTGTGTtatcttggtgccttggtttgcttggaaggcttgagtggtgcttggcttgagtgccttgcctcttgtgacctctatcccttgattgtgcctcgtggtgtggctaCGTCATCGCCGTGTGCTTGCCCTTCTGCGCGGTCATCTTTTTTCTGAGGTAAATCGatccccacctttttttttttttgtatggtgTCTCCTCGGTCtcggtgaggccgcacctgcggggtgtggccgcggtgaggccgcgccctgcggatgtagccgcggtgaggccgcgcctgctggtgtggccgcgcctgctggtgtggccgcggtgaggccgcgccctgcggGTGTAGCCGCGGTGAGGCAGCgcttgcgggtgtggccgcggtgaggccgcgccctgcggATGTggcgcggtgaggccgcgcctcgGTGTGGCCGAGGTGAGGCGCGCGCTGGTGTGGCcgaggtgaggccgcgccgcggtgtggccgcggtgaggccgcgcccgcgggTGTAGCCGCGCGAGGCCGCGCTCgcggtgtggccgcggtgaggccgccgCTGCGGGTGTggcgcggtgaggccgcgcctgcgggtgtggccgcggtgaggccgcgccctgcggATGTGGCCACGcaggggtggccgcgcctgagtgtGGCCGCGCTTTGGTGTGGCCCGCGccttgcgggtgtggccgcgcccagctggccgcgcctaggtgtgGCGGCGCCTTGCTGGTGATGCCCCGCCTATGGTGGCCgtggcgtgggtgtgatggaccctcgctcttcttccctgttcttcctcttgtatgtgatggatctgctgtttatatttcgcaggtggcattcttttcatttttcttgccagcttcagggagattgctttctcgagtaagtagttcgttcccctcttgtccttcatgtcattcccgggtgaccttggccctgcttcagtcggggttgaatcttcagaggagcgttcccccggatcgccttcttctgtgggtactccctcctctataccctcccctagtgatattgatggaggagtgggaccttctagtgtctccggtccccgtAGGGATCGTCAGCCCTCTGGGGCGACATCCTCAGCCGTCGGTCCTGGtgataggttaggccctgttgctagcatcttgtcaccttctgacttggtttccctccgtgaggagttccatattcccgccgaggcatgttgcgtgctcctgggcctagcgagtatgccttctctcatcgtgCGGGGGAGATCCgtctctaccgttcatttttcctccagggccttcgccttcctatccctcgcttcgtcgagttagtgttagagcattggcacctcacccctgggcaggtgttgcccaactcttggagggtgatcttgggtttctatgtcttcttcgctgCAGGGCGTGCACTGTTCcccttttctcccacttttatctgttgaagaaggggaaccatggatgctatcactttgctcgccgcgtgctcaaggggccctatgcctctgtggagcttctcacggggatcactagtcacatgaagtattggagggatcgcttcttttttgccacggtcccccgatgcccattacggactattagggaagttattgacctcaagagggttaatca
The sequence above is a segment of the Telopea speciosissima isolate NSW1024214 ecotype Mountain lineage chromosome 7, Tspe_v1, whole genome shotgun sequence genome. Coding sequences within it:
- the LOC122666544 gene encoding MDIS1-interacting receptor like kinase 1-like, which codes for MQTQLLFFLYYIGLSLVLAKEVAPFIVSNNEVSALLSIKQSLIDPMDQLGDWKLQSSGSVDHSIHCNWTGIWCNSNGSVEKLYLSYMNLSGSVSDDIQGLHSLVTLNLCSNGLSSSLPKSLSTLTQLRHFDVSQNNFMGEFPLGLGSLAGLAVVNASSNNFSGLLPEDLGNATSLESLDFRGSFFQGSIPTSFKNLQKLKFLGLSGNNFTGQIPVELGQLSSLETIILGYNEFEGGIPAEFGNLTNLQYLDLSVGSLSGEIPAELGRLKQLNTVFLYKNSFKGRIPPQIGNITSLELLDLSDNQFSGPIPAEFAHLKNLQLLNLMCNQLTGIVPIGLGDLTQLQVLELWNNSLTGPLPTSLGQNSTLQWLDVSSNSLSGEIPPGLCKGNNLTKLILFNNAFSGPIPVGLSTCLSLVRVRMQNNLISGTIPPGLGNLKKLQRLELANNNLTGEIPDDITSSTSLSFIDLSRNHLQSSLPSSILSIPNLQNFLASNNNLEGEIPDQFQDSPNLAVLDLSANRLIGIIPASIASCERLVNLNLGKNQLTGEIPRAIGMMPALAILDLSNNSLTGMLPDNFGSSPALEMLNVSHNQLEGPVPTYGILRTISPDDLTGNAGLCGGVLPPCPRSYSTKSPSQRKKTHIKHIIAGWFIGISAVLAVGLAVFGVRWLYRRWYFNSSCLGDDRFNTGNGEWPWRLMAFQRLSFTSNDILACIKESNVIGMGATGTVYKAEMQRPHTIVAVKKLWRSSGADIEEVGTSTDDILREVNLLGRLRHRNIVRLLGYIHNDKNVMMVYEFMHNGSLGEALHGKQAGKLLIDWVSRYNVAVGVAHGLAYLHHDCHPLVIHRDVKSNNILLDENLEPRIADFGLAKMMVQKNQTVSMVAGSYGYIAPEYGYTLKVDEKSDVYSYGVVLMELLTGKRPLDPEFGESVDIVEWVRGKLRNNKELEATLDSSIGGQCKHIQEEMLLVLRIALLCTTKSPKDRPSMRDVITMLSEAKPRRKSSSSNTGTNTIKEKPIFSSSPVIALL